Proteins encoded in a region of the Lemur catta isolate mLemCat1 chromosome 14, mLemCat1.pri, whole genome shotgun sequence genome:
- the LOC123649736 gene encoding 60S ribosomal protein L21-like: MMNIKGKRRGTLYMFSRPFRKHEVVPLATYMQIYKKGDIVDIKGMGTVQKDMPHKCYLGKTGRIYSVTQHAIGIVVNKQVKGKILAKRINVRIEHIKHSESQDSFLEPVKENDQKKKEVKKKSTWVQLKHQPAPPREAHFVRTNGKEPELLEPITYEFMV; this comes from the coding sequence ATGATGAACATAAAGGGAAAAAGGAGAGGCACCCTATACATGTTCTCTAGGCCTTTTAGAAAACATGAAGTTGTTCCTTTGGCTACGTACATGCAAATCTATAAGAAAGGTGATATTGTAGACATCAAGGGAATGGGTACTGTTCAAAAAGACATGCCCCACAAATGTTACCTTGGCAAAACTGGAAGAATCTACAGTGTTACCCAGCATGCTATTGGAATTGTTGTAAACAAACAAGTTAAGGGCAAGATTCTTGCCAAGAGGATTAATGTGCGTATTGAGCATATTAAACACTCTGAGAGCCAAGATAgcttcctggaacctgtgaaggAAAACgatcagaaaaagaaggaagtcaAAAAGAAAAGTACCTGGGTTCAACTGAAGCACCAGCCTGCTCCACCCAGAGAAGCACATTTTGTGAGAACCAATGGAAAGGAGCCCGAGCTGCTGGAACCTATTACCTATGAATTCATGGTATAG